From the genome of Venturia canescens isolate UGA chromosome 11, ASM1945775v1, whole genome shotgun sequence:
gcgtTATTGTCTCCAATTTGTTTCAatcggcatttttttttaagttcctAGAAATTGTCTAGAAAACAAATTCGATAAGTATACTTCATCTTAACGGTCAGAGAACGCAATTTTGACATCTAAGTTTGAACTGCCGCTATGTGAtgaattcgaagaaaaaaaattaggaacCATTATTTCCTATGTTTTCGAGTGCGCTCTTTTGAATGGTGATTGTTAAAATTGCGCCAGAAAAAATTAAACcataaacaaattgaaaatgcacaaaaaacaacctgatttttcgacgatgttatttttataaaacgattttttgttccctttcgatttttttaaataccatttttttgtCAAGGAAAATCGATACCTCAATGTCTGAACTAAAAATATGTGAGGTTagttttatgtaaaaaatttttggtaCACCAAATGGCTACCagaatgaattattttctgaaactggacgaatttttttttcgataactaCATACAAGAGCAAAAAATGCTcaattacaaaaatatcttAAAATCAATagcttcaatttcgtttttgacaaagttttgtacgattttttttcgcagttATCGCATTTTTACCTGAAAAAGaccactttttcaaaaatatggcTAAACCCGAAGATTTCCAAACTTAAATGAAATTGTCAAGAGGGACAAAAATTTGCAGAAGATTGTTCTGAATCGATTGGaattttatcagaatttttgttcgatatttttctttttcggcaATTCCAGTCAGAATTCCGACAACTGCAGTGGCTtaactcgaaaaccatggggtTTGGGCTAAAGTATTAAGAGAGAAAATCTTTTCTACGAGTTTGCgatcgatgagaattttttctaaatttttttcgaaatgttcgcaaattcaaaattcagaaAATCGCCGAAACAAATACAACTTTTGTATTTATGAACTTGAAGTACAGAGAAATGAACTCCAATTCACTGCAGTGCTGAAAGCCAAAGGCGGGTTTTTCCATGACAAACACGTTTAAATAAAGTAAGTGACTCGATTGGTGtagatttgtttatttttttatacattgaAAACAAAGTTTAAACCGCAAGCAAAAAAATACTTCGTCAATTTGagataaaaaactatggtTGAGAAAGATTGTAAAAggaattggaaattcatttcagtGTGCTTCAAGTTCATAAATATAAAAGTTGTATTTGTTTCGGCGATTTTCTGAGTTTTGAATTTTAgagcatttcgaaaaaaatttagaaaaaattctcatcgatcgaaaactcgaaaaaaaggaGATTTTCTCTCTTAAGGAGGGCGGCTAGCGACGATataatgttgccatgctaagccatgttaaatacattaaaaatttcaaaatgatcagaatttaataaaatttggtgaacattagggtgatgcaaaaaaaatcgatattttttttttctcggagctccaacgaaaatcgttagtatatcaaaaaaaaagtaattttcccaaaatttcagatttaaaaaaaattttttggatagtgctcaagccacttttcgatattttcctggtttttttctcaaaaattgcgaagcaaaaattttttttgctttcataaCCGAAAGTGTTAGTACTCCATGGAATTATaaaaccaataaaattttttcactctcaaaaaaaattaaatggctacctcgcataatttatttctttttttctgtatatttagctataaattatgagattGAAAACGTGTGGCTACAGATAACTATTCTTGTCGTCCTTCCAAAAGAAAGGATGAATgtactttgcaaaaaaatagtttttcaaaattacatgttataacaaatatttttgcgttttctcaAACGATTGGTTTcaattttcttgtatttttcatacagatatatatttttattgaggaaaacttttttcttgctaGGGCATCGTACAAAAATGACAACATACCAAATAAAGCTGTGTTTTGCCGAATGGTTTTCGAGTTAAGCCACTACAGTTGTTGGAATTCTGACTGGAattgccgaaaaaaaaatatcgaacaaaaattctgataaaattccagtcgattcagaacgatcttctgcaaattttttcccttttgaaaatttcatttaagtTTGGAAATCTTCGGGTTTAgccatatttttgaaaaagtggtCTTTTTCAAGTAAAAATGCGATAActgcgaaaaaaatcatacaaaactttgtcaaaaatgaaattgaagctATTGCTCCTCGCTTTAAGGTTTTCATAAAGAAAATTAacgggaaaaattttcataagttATGCATCCAGTTTTAAACAGACAAAAAAACACCGGAAAACAGTCACTTTCAAAATAGCGTaccaaatccaaaaaaaatcataaaaaatatctgGAAAGAGGGATATGAAGACAAATGTGTCCTCTTCAAAACGCCGTTTgctaaaaattcaaatatcttGATTCTTCAAAAAGTTATCAAACTTTTAGTGCGGCTCGAATTGTTGTCGAGTGATTCCATACTTTTGGTCGGTAGTGTACGTACCATCGAAAAACACTTACTAGAGAAACACAGCGTTGCCATATTTGATTGTCAAGGTGACGATgcattttttctgtacaaaaGTACTGGATACAAAGCTTTATCAGCTAATTGGTACAAACAAAAGAACGCGAATGTACaagaggaaagaaagagaatcgTGAAAGAAGCAGCAGCTATAGTTCTAGAGGATATACGTTCTGTTTTTTCCGACAACGAAAATTATCCTCCTTTGGATAAATTTCTGGAAAATCTACAAGCTcaaattcctgatacttttCGCCTTTTCTTGAGAGAGATCATAATGAAGCTGAAGAACGGTTCTGCAGAAAAATGGGAGAGAATAGTGACTAGCATTGCTAGCGTTGCACCACGCAGTCTACTAGAGTGTATTTCATGCAAATGCAGAACTGGCTGTGGCAGAGCCTGTGGGTACCGAAAAGCAGGATTGAACTGTACGGTAATCTGTGAGAACTGCACAGAGGAAACATGCACTAACCAGCTCAAACTAATCGTCAACGACACAGAATTGTGCGACGTCGATGAAGATACTGTCGATCGCCTCAATGACAAATTAATAGAGGAATTCCAATTTTTGTATGTCACTGAAGAAGATACcgaagaggaagaggaggatgTAATCAACATTGAATCTTCACCACCCACGAAACCCAAAAGAGTCGAAGAAGATATATAATTCTCATTtcgttgtacatttttgaaaataaattttacatTCCATTTTTGAGTGAATTTCCCGTTTTcttatttgtttgttttattatgcCATTAGTTTAtgaattaattatttgatAATAATGGAGGAGTGATTCGAGGTAAAGTAATATTTAATTgtataaaagaaaatacaaaattaaaaaaatatttcaatgggTAATCGCTGTTTTTTGCAAGTAAGAgcgtaaattatttattatttattaagtCCATAAAATACTgtaattcttatttttttaatatttatcaaattttcatcattatgCTATGCATACTTCGTTCTTATTAACCTTGTTCTCGGTAGTACAATATTGAACGCGTTATAACttcgaaaatattgattttagaggaaaaagtttaaaataaaagttgtagaaaatttatcgattttaaAGTTTAGTTATTAGCAATTTATTGTTTGAACAATTATTAGAAAAGATATCGGTAAAAAAGTCAATAAACAAACagtaataattttataaatcgTGAACAGTAagtgatatgaaaaaaattattaaacaaAAAAGATAGGAAATTTAATTATCTATAATAAAGGTCCTTATAGTTGTGGAACTCAAGTGCACGGTTACGGAGATACAGGCTTAAACGGTTTTTCGCAAAATGGCGGCACTTCCGTTCGCCTTATTTGTAagtataatgtttttttaggTTCATTACGTCATACTGCACCtatcagtgaaaaaaaaatagctccTGCCGAATTATGCAAGAAAAAATCCTCTGTTCCCTGTACTAAACGTCGCCTAGTGGCTCAACATCCGACAGCGTTATCTCCCCTCTCCTCCCGAGAGAAGAGAACCGGAGAACCCCGAAATGAGGGGAGAAGCACGTGAACCGTCGACGAGTCGAGACGTTACTCACATCACGAAATGTATAATTAAactttaaatatttttgatcGTTAATAAAGATATCTTCGTGTTATCTTCTAACTCGCTTGTGGGTTTTCCCGACTGAACATTTAATTCCCCACAAATTGGTGATCCTGACGTGATTGGTGAGTTAATATACCGGCTTACGGCCACGTGCAAAATTTTTTGGCCACATGTGCCAGTAACGACTTTTACCGTGAAATACTTTCCGCGTTACGACTCAagttcgcgattttttccgtCTCAATTTCGCTCGGACTGTGATAACAAATAGTGGCCAAGTAAAATACGACTTTTGTTTTCGTCCAATTAATTCTTTTACTCTATGATCACGGCAGTCCACGCGGGCCTCAAAACCATTGTGTGCGCGCATTACTAATATCTCGATAATCCGCGTGCATCCTGGCTTTTTCATGTGCGCGAAGGTTCGAGACGCCTGGCGTACAGTTCGccgtttgacaatttttatatatttttcgcgATACATCTCAACGAACAATGGCCGACGACGGGAGCGGTGGTGCGACGACGACGTCCGGCGATTCCTTTGTAACTCCCGGCGACCACTCGCCGACAGTTTTCATGTCAAGGATCGCCAAATTACCTCCTTTTTGGAAACAAGAACCGACGATTTAGTTTCTACAAGTCGAAGTCGCGTTCTCGTTAGCCGGTATTACTTGCGATGaaacgaaatatcaatatttgcTTTCTAATCTCGACGCGGCAGTGTTACCGTTCGTCACCGatttaattaaaaacgaaACTACACGCGATAAATACAACGCGATCAAGGAGCGAATCTTATCCGCGTTCGTCGAATCCAACGAAAGTAAAATTCGTCGACTGTTAAAAGGACAACTTTTGGGCGATCAACGACCCGTGCGACAATTTAACTAAGGCTACGATGAGGACCCGATCGGTTATCCCTAACATACGGAATGTCACGCTTTTTTGACAAGGGCCTTTAGGGGCCACCAAATCGGGGTCCTTGGAATCGCCTTACGCCTTCCATGTCAAATCCACAGTAACCAGATTAGATTGAAGCTCTATTCGGCCCCTAGAATTGACGTGGCAAGCCATGGACCAGCGATAGTGAAGTCTGAGCGCAGGCTCCAAGATAgatacgaaatttattcacCCACCTGAATGAAGCAATACACACATAAAATAAACATCACACATGAAATATCAGATTGCTGTACGTCAGTCTGACgacaaccttttttttatcgtcgagTACTTTATAATTAGAAAATATATCCCCGTGTAAGAATTTAGGTAGGGCTTTAGCTGGGCCCTGATTATTTTTCCCTCACTCTGTAAGGGCCCCAACATGGCACCCGAACAGGTCCCTTGCAGGTCGGTCACACTTTTTCGGCGAGGGCCCGTAAAGGCAAATTAATCAGGGCCCGACTGCTTACCTCAAGTGACCCGATCGAAACCGTGCAACAACCATATTATAGCCCTATTATTTTTGAGAGGATTTTTGCGGTAATAATTTTGCGGTCTTCAAATAAAgcttaatatatttttatctttgAATCAcagtttattaataaaataatttgttaGTAAGAATTAAGAACTGTGAAAGTAgcttaaatataataataatagataATTAGCTTAACAATATAAAGCTTGCATGAGATCAAAGTacttgacttttttttactttcgaaaacatttcattcgaaaatcttatttatatGTCTTTATATTATTCAAAATCTGACGAAAGTTGGAATAAGATCCATAGGTTTTTGTTACATTCAGTTTGCTTGGTTCGCACGCATCTTACGCCCTCCATCCCACTCTTTAGCATTATTGAGACAACTTGACAGATTCTGATAGAAGGTTTTCTCTGTAATGACTTCTTCCTTCGAATGAATATGTCGAACAAAATctgcaaaaaacaaaaataattattgaatttgaaaagctTATTCAATTTGCATTTGAGTattcaagagacgcggtagcggctcgacgctaAGTATTGTGAATACGTAccgaaaagtttttcgtaaaatgCAGTTCCTTTGAGCATTAACTTGCCGGCTTTTTTGGATTCTCTCACAGCTGTACAAGACATAGCAAATTGCTGagcgaaaaactttttaagtATTgcatttaaagtttttttcatgtcgGATTCTACGATGCAATCTATCGCACCAttctataaaataaaaacattttatggAATATAATATGTAATAAATGttggaatataaaaaatttcccaAAACAAAGAGTTTAAGAATTATACAAATATTTAATTGTAATAAATTGACGATTTAAGAAGTTTGGTAAATTCTAAAAACAGAACTACCAAAGCAGGCAATTTATATAACTAATTTAATAGATAATATTATATATAGTTGAAATTATTCGTTCAGTTCCGAAACTTACGAAATCTTGTCGAAAATCCGCATTCTCCTTTAAACGTTCCTCGAATACAAGAAAATCATCCAccgaacttattttttggaatcCGTATTTCTTCATAAAACCGTCGGGCGTCGTCTCAGAGCTAGGCATTTTCATGAACCGTTCCAGACTATGACGAAGTTCTCGTATTTCATCGTTTTGAAACTGCATAATGGTCATTATCTTAGTAAGGACGCGCTGCAGTGGCTCGTTACCTgaaaacgatgatttttttatgaattaatttttatattgaaaactcaatttaaccctacacctcatgtgccttttttcatactagCAACAACGCGGGCGCTACGCGCCCGctttaattattattgttgatgtctgaaagaaaattatttattttattaaaaatatattaaactataaatattttagaaaatgttgaaatattaaaatattttatggaCGTAACAAATTGTTTTGTCATTTGAACAAAGTTTCGTTTCAGGTTTTTgattaaaacaacaaaatattttaatatggCAACAATTTCCGTTTCCAgtactgtaaaaaaatattattaaaatgatGATTTACAACATTGAATAGGTTGTcattaaatatattatttaattatttacaGCTTTTCCGtagcaaatttttcgttccaaATTCTTATTATCTGAAAATTATTATATGAATTGTTATTATCCATTGAGAATCTATTTTCTTTACTATGCACATTCATGATTATTCAAAATACCACTATTTGATTatcatatatattttatttaatttttaattttttagtaatattTTATAATGGTTTATTAAACACTTACATCTCTGCAACGCAATGAAGCTTCGTACTTATTCGCTACCTCTTCCCACATTAATACCCGCATTTTCCTCCCTTTGCCGTTGTTCACCACGAACTTGTATAAAACTTTCTTAACACCTTTGTCAACCAGTTTAGAGCCTTCAATACTATCAATATATCCAGTGAAGTAgctgaaaaaatttaacgaaagagtaattaattattaatattatttctaattataataaatatttatatgttCTCATCGTCATTGTCATTCtagttgtcgtcgtcgtcatcgttatCCCCGTCACTCTCGTCCACGTCCACGTGTCCTCGTCTGCGTCATCATCTCCGTCactctcgtcctcgtcgtcttcgtcgtcatcgtcatcgtcatcgtcctcgtcgtcttcgtcgttatcgtcatcgtcgtcgtcttcgttgttatcgtcatcgtcgtcgtcttcgtcgttatcgtcatcgtcgtcgtcttcgtcttcgtcgtcatcttcgtcgtcctcgtcgtcattgtcctcatcgtcgtcttcgtcgttatcgtcatcgtcgtcgtcttcgtcgtcatcttcgtcgtcctcgtcgtcattgtcctcatcgtcgtcttcgtcgttatcgtcatcgtcgtcgtcttcgtcatcttcgtcgtcctcgtcgtcattgtcctcatcgtcgtcttcgtcctcgtcgtcttcgtcatcctcgtcctcgtcgtcgtcttcgtcgtcatcttcgtcgccctcgtcgtcttcgtcgtatTCGTCATCCTTGTCCTCGTCgttgtcttcgtcgtcttcgtcgtcctcgtcgtcgtcttcgtcgtcatcgtcatcgtcatcgtccacgtcgtcatcgtcttcgtcgtcgtcatcgtcgttgtcatcgtcctcatcgtcgtctacgtcgtcatcgtcctcgtcgtcgtcaccATCGTCTCTGTTAACCTTGTCCACGTCCACGTGTCCTTGTCCTTGTTGTCGTCATCATTGTAACCCTCGTCCACGTCCACGTGTCCTCGTTGTTCTCTTCGttatcgtcgtcgtcatcgtcctcggtattttttaaaaatatttgtggTGGTACTTACATGGTTTCGTCTCCCGCGATGAATTCATCCATTTCTTTATTGCTTGTGAATTCTTCTGTCGTCGCCGTAAATTCGTTAGTCGTTGATGTTGTCATTTTGTCTTTTCTTGATTCCACCACTTTCTTCACGTGCTTGGCGGCAACTGACGATGttcatggcaacgaataaacaaaaccatgaCCATGGCAACGACCATGGTAACAAAGGCTCCACATTCGACACCTACGATACGTCGCAAGCCtgcatggcaacgaataaacaaaaccatgGCAACGAATAGAGGCTTCagatttcgatatatcgaaatgtcttttttaagaaaggaccctcaacctcatgaccggggtttgaacgcaccccactctttttctgcttataaatccggtcctacgatgctaaactgactttatcctacatcattttcttcgtttttttataacgaaaagaatgatgtacgataaaactaatttcaattgaatttatatataaaaaaatccgtcgataatcagtcgataatgtcgctttgttaggacgggagcgtagtttgaagttcgcgtggggtgtgctcacaccccagtcatgcgttctagggttaaataaaaaattttaatatctcACCATTAAAGTCAGAAACAaggttgttgttgttgtttttgttgttgttgttgttgttgttgttgttgttgttatctCCCAGAGGCCggctctcatttttttttaatccatggCAGCTCAATAGAATCTTCGAATTATCAGGTCTATTTTTGTTTGCATCTGTTTTTTCAGTCACATTTTTTGTATTCATTGGAAATGATTTTGAAGTCGATGGCTTTTCGCAAACAGGTGacagctccatagtttttgaagTGGTgtctctttttgttttttcaagttGAACTTGAGCTGTTGTTTGACCCTTTTTTTtactatagttttttctttttgaacgAAAATCAGCGAGGATATCTCCCGAGTCGGAAGAACTTTCATTAGAGGCTGAAGATAGTAGAAAATACCACGTTTACTAGAATTTAttctcactttttattcattcattaaTATCATTTAATATATATtgataaattcataaaatgcaatttcatttcaattaaattcataaaatcattcgaaaaataaataaataacaataaatataaaaatcgaaataccTGAACTGTTCTTGTCTGACTCCGATAAAAAATTTGGTCgactcaacaatttttttattgccgcAGCGTTAtgtgattttctattttttatgaGCTTGGTCATTTCTTCTGATCTTTTTTCTCCTGCATCTTCAGACATTGTGGTGTATGCATATTCTTGATTTCCAAgtttcttatttctttttaatccATCTGCATGCGTTCCTGAaacaaatgattgaaaaaaatgcattgtGAGAAATGAATGACATGGGTAAAATAATTTAAGTTAATTCAAATTCGATATATGGGCCAACTTTCTGGTGGATCCGCTCTATTTTTAATGAGATTCCTGATCAGTAGTTTATCTTCCGTCTTGTATGGAGGAGACATGTATCGCACAACGCAGGATCCAAGTTGCATATCATAAGAAATCCAAGAATTTGGCACGCACTCGATTGAGCGCAAGCCACTTTCATCAACTTCGTCAACAAAATTTACAAGTTGATACGGCTGTACCTGAGAGCTCACTACGATAATGAAACAAATAACATAAACAATTAAATGAATCATTTCATTGAAACTTTTGAATCCAATGTTATCCTTCTTTAATATTATATTCATTATGTTCTTTATATCTATTTCtattgaaaattcttaaataACAACtacaattattttgtttttataaatacgatttttatcaGGTCATACATAggaactgaaattttcacgtGCATTTACTGCGATTCAGTTATGACTATTTTTAACGAATATagcataaaaataaacataaaaagaaCATGATTAGCATAATTTTAAAGAAGGATAACATGTAAATATATGATTATTAAACTAAATGCTGAACAAAATTGCACGTGATGGATATAACCTCACTTTTATTGAACCCCTATTGTACAACGAAGCAAGCGTTTGTTGCGTTGCATTTCTGTTTGTATTACTCTTCCAGAAACTTTTTATTATgtaaaaaacaatataaaaagAAGTTTACTTACTTATTTCCCGAAAGACACGCACAATGAATTAGCGAATTGTCTTAAACAATGAAGCACTGGACACTTCGCGAGCTGACTGAACGTTCGCACAACGTTCGGATGTAACGTTCGCATGGCGTTCGGGCGTAACGTTCGTAAGGCGCTCGGGCGTAATAGTTCGTAAGGCGCTCGGACGTAACGTTCGCACATTTGTACTGTAACGTAGATTTTCCCCGCAAGGGTACGATccagtcccttctcggctcacccgctCCTTCCCGTATgactctccggctgcgagaatgaactgggcgccaggtacaaagtaccgtcgaattaatcgactttattttcgtcgattctcgcgatcgtaacgcaacgcaaaactagaatttagagtacacgaggggaacgaatgaccgaggacggtccgactactcagctcatctgagatacaaaaggtagagggggggatccttgaggaaaagtagcaattcacaacgcaaagcaaataatcgacacagacagaagattcagaaaagattcacaatttattcaaataaacaaaagtacaAGAAAAGATGAATCCTCGCGAGATTGGATTCTACATAAAATAAGAGTGGaaaaggaaattcaatttccggCTCGCTAGAATCGCATGGCCAATACGTATCGGACGACAACGCGGTTTCGGCGCGTGGCTTACTCGAATTCATCAGGTAATTCAGGTAATAGGTAATCGCATCGCAATTTCGCGGGTGTCGTAGGTAATCGACGACCGACGCTCTGGCATTGTAGGTAAAAGATAATCAGCGATCTGACGAGCAGATGCCTTAGGtaacaggtaaaaggtaaccaacgccagaacaaacggtgtcttaggtaaattcaggtaaaaggtaatcgacaccaggtaacccgaaagtaattcgcgagagcgtcataggcaacataggcaaggtaattgacgctaggtaaccctaaataattcgcgagagcgtcataggcaacgtaggcaaggtaattgacgctaggtaaccctaaaataattcgcgagagcgtcataggcaacataggcaaggtaattgacgctaggtaaccctaaaacaATTCGCGACGAAAGGTAATCGAAGGTAATAGTGAAGCGACTTCGGCTAAGCGCGAGGTAACACCGAAATTCCCGAACGATCAGTACGATAATACGAAGATAGCGGCGttatacgataaaataaatcacagAAACTAATAGCAAGATAATCTTTGAAACGGTAACAGGGGGAACGGAAGAGTGCCGTAAGATAATTCGCCATAGAGAGACACAAAATGATACGATCGtcacgaaatagagaaaaggaaataacTGCGAACGCAAAAGGAACGGCTGAAAAATACGCAATACAAAAGACAGAATAAATCGCCGTATAGACGACACGCGACaataagtgcgagagagacagagcgaaAACATTGCGCGAACGAccgtgctcgctagagcctcaacgcgtgcagggagagagagaagcgtagctgcgtggaatattccagcgcgtactaccaaaattcgatatcaaaaattcgacattacaaaattcaaacttAATTAATTCATGCGCAACCGGATTACGTCAAATAAACTAGACTGAATGGACCcaaattaatatcgaatcGATTAGTGGAGCTGAGCCGCCAAACTACAAAATTCGGGAACAcaggaagtatcggccgcaatctcgctcgaaacTTCGACACACATGTTCCCCGAAACGCCAAAtaaaccggaactaaat
Proteins encoded in this window:
- the LOC122418069 gene encoding putative uncharacterized protein DDB_G0289009, producing the protein MSEDAGEKRSEEMTKLIKNRKSHNAAAIKKLLSRPNFLSESDKNSSASNESSSDSGDILADFRSKRKNYSKKKGQTTAQVQLEKTKRDTTSKTMELSPVCEKPSTSKSFPMNTKNVTEKTDANKNRPDNSKILLSCHGLKKNESRPLGDNNNNNNNNNNNKNNNNNLVSDFNGNEPLQRVLTKIMTIMQFQNDEIRELRHSLERFMKMPSSETTPDGFMKKYGFQKISSVDDFLVFEERLKENADFRQDFNGAIDCIVESDMKKTLNAILKKFFAQQFAMSCTAVRESKKAGKLMLKGTAFYEKLFDFVRHIHSKEEVITEKTFYQNLSSCLNNAKEWDGGRKMRANQAN